From the genome of Arthrobacter alpinus, one region includes:
- a CDS encoding DUF2469 domain-containing protein yields the protein MSAEDLENYETDMELQLYREYRDVVNLFSYVVETERRFYLANHVDLQARSADGEVYFDLTLQDAWVWDVYRTARFVKNVRVITFKDVNVEELIKSDDLQIPKDGQLGPLG from the coding sequence ATGAGCGCTGAGGACTTAGAGAACTACGAGACCGACATGGAGCTGCAGCTCTACCGCGAATACCGCGACGTGGTGAATCTCTTTAGCTACGTGGTGGAGACGGAACGGCGTTTCTACCTGGCCAACCACGTGGATTTGCAGGCCCGTTCAGCCGACGGGGAAGTGTACTTTGACCTGACCCTCCAGGACGCCTGGGTGTGGGACGTCTACCGCACTGCCCGTTTCGTCAAGAACGTACGGGTTATCACGTTCAAGGACGTCAACGTTGAAGAGCTGATCAAATCCGATGACCTCCAGATCCCCAAGGACGGCCAACTCGGCCCCCTCGGCTAG
- a CDS encoding YraN family protein yields the protein MKAKDALGQSGERVAADYLEDHGMRVIDSNWRCSAGEIDLVAFDGAALVIVEVKTRRSRRYGDPLEAVTAAKLQRLRTLAVLWAREHRHVMGVLRIDAVGIVMDGRSAPSIDHLKGVT from the coding sequence ATGAAGGCGAAAGATGCGCTGGGCCAGAGCGGTGAGCGAGTGGCGGCGGACTATCTAGAAGACCACGGGATGCGGGTCATCGACAGTAATTGGCGGTGTTCGGCAGGGGAAATTGACCTCGTGGCCTTTGATGGTGCCGCGCTGGTGATTGTGGAGGTCAAGACGCGGCGTTCCCGAAGATACGGCGACCCGCTGGAAGCGGTGACGGCGGCTAAGCTACAGCGGTTGCGCACGCTGGCGGTCCTGTGGGCACGCGAACACCGGCATGTGATGGGGGTGCTGCGCATCGATGCCGTGGGCATCGTCATGGACGGACGGTCGGCGCCCAGCATCGACCACCTCAAGGGTGTGACCTGA